A stretch of DNA from Eschrichtius robustus isolate mEscRob2 chromosome 12, mEscRob2.pri, whole genome shotgun sequence:
GCAAGAAAGTTGATATTCAAGACTACAAGGAAACAATACTTTGTTATTTAAGAATTGCATTCATGCTATCTGAGAGGAAGGATCTGACTAAttaatccatccatgttcttaCCAAACTAAGCACTCCTATTATTCAAAATCTCACTGCCCTGTGAAGCAGGGTCTATCTCTGATAGTGGTGATAGCCACAAAAAAATCACAACCTTAGACGCGGTCATGTTTTGTTTTGAGGACATAAAGCAAGTGGAGAAGAATTTCCTTGGGATCTGAGAGTGTTTATTCCTGAGAGCAACATCCAGAGTTACAGGTTACCAGTTTCCAAGTGAGAGGCACCCGtatcttcttgtttctttttttatgacaggtttatggagatataattcacaaaacATGATAGTCATCACTTGAaagtggttttcagtatattcacccTAAAAAGAAACTCTGAACCCATTAGCAATCACGTCCTATACCTCCCTctccaccagcccctggcaaccattaatttACTTTATGTGTCTACAGagttgcttattctggacatttcatataaataggatCATACAATTTGTGGctgtttgtgtctggcttctttcattgaaCATAGTATTTTCAAAGCTTATCTatgttgtggcatgtgtcagcacttcattccttttcctggctgaataatattctgtgatatggataccatattttgtttattcattcatcagtcagtggacatttgggttgtgtctactttttggctattaccaATAATGCCACTATAAAGGTTGCATACAATTTTTGGTGGGACATGTTTTCGTTTCTCTTGGGTCTGTTACCTAGGAATGGAGTTACTGGGACATGTGGTTACTCTATGTATAACATTTTAAGGAACTAACCAAATGGCTTTACAAAGTAGTTGTGCAATTTTACAACTCTACCAGCAATATacaaggttctaatttctccacatccttgtcaacacttgtagTTGTCTTTTTGGTTATAGCTATCTTAGTGCTGCATCATTGTTTAAACACTTTACAAGTGTTAACTTATTTGATTCTCCCGAAAATGCTGTATCCAGAAAAGGGAATTCAGagtcagagaggttcagtaacttgctGAACACTAACACACTGGAGAGGAATATGTAATAAGGAATATGTTACACAAAGAGAACATTATTTGAACACTCAAGGGAATGAAAACAACTTTGGgagattttttcccccctttttaaaTGAGATCTTCCTGAGTTTAAGATAAAGTCCTCTGTTCTATGCAAATTAGTCTCATATTGATGTACTTAATCCACTCCTGCCTTATGCTTCAGAGTTAGGCAGTATTGGGGCTTAATATTGAAAAcagggagggagaaaaataatCTCTGAATATTCACTTCAATTAAGGCAAAATTTTCCATTTAGCCAAGAACAAAATCTGTCAGCCACTGATATTTTGTGaatattaatttgaaatttaaaaacattaatttaaagAAGATTTGAAAAGTTTTGTCCTCCAAGTATGATCTTTGTTATTCTTGGGCCAAAACAGTTTCCAAGGTACACGTTTCCACATTCTTAGTGAATTCAGTGGAAACTGACTTCAGagccatttttatgttttaattccaTGAAGACACATAAcaccttttaaaattctaattttatacTAATTCATAATTGTAAAaaatttatatgttttttatattaGGATAACAGTCAAGCAGAAGTGTATCTTTTAATGTTTGCTCTCAAAAGTAGAAGTGTCAACTTTCTTAGGAACACGGCAATTAAGTAAATGCAGTTAACTCAGTACCTAGAAAAGACTTGTAAGAGTCTTCAACTCTACTTTAGGAATCTGATTTCCAGGCGACATTGCTATTTAAGAATAAACTTGTGTGTGAGTACAGAAAACTCCAAGGGTCTATATTCAGTGAGTTCTGTCTTTGGAAGAGACATCACGATGGAGGATGCCGCTCGTGTCCTCACTGGAGTATTTCTGATACACAGACGGTGATATTCAGTAGCTACGgagcaggaggaagaaggaaagggtaTCGGGAGCATCACACAGTGAGCCACTCATGTTCCTTCTGACCATTTCCTTATTGCCTCTTAAGTAGCTCAGTTACTAGAAGCCCTTGTGAGGAGGAGAAAGGCCATTGTAAAATGAGAGATACAAGCTGCCTTACAAAAAGCAGGACTGCTTCAGAGAAATCAGTTATAGAGGAAGGTTGGCagggagaaatgatgagtttggaGGAAAAACTCATTCTGTTTTAGACACTGCACATTTGTAGTTTGGGGCATTTTATGGGTCCTCTAGTATCATCTATTCACATAGAACCATTCCTGATAATGTTATGTGAATACGCAAACCCTAACATAGTTattattttaacagttttattgagatataattctcaTACCATACATTTCATTCACTTAAAATGTACAACTATCCTACTTATGATATCATACAGGAGTGTTATATATAACATGGGTCCCTATGATATAACTTTGAAAGCACAGCGTCTCCTGGTGGTAGGGTCTAAACGtactagaaaaagaaattatagggCCCAAGTAATTATTTTAGCTTTCACAAAGTCTAATAAACTTCCATAGTAGCTTTGTTTTTGCAACACTCTTGCTTTAAGGAAGGAAGTTAGAGATGTTTGCCTCTCCAGAAGtttaaatggaattataaaaCTCCCGTCGCCTTTGGTGGTGTTGACAGGGTTATTTTCATGTTGTTAATACATGAAGTGAGGCTGTTTGAAGTTTTGAAGCATAACTTCACAAACCTTGAAGTACAGCAGGTATATagcaaaaattttacaatttgtttccttttatgactTTTGGTTATACACATGGAAGTCATTCTCACGGTTATGTTTTTCACTATTGGCGATAATCATTAAGGTTTTTAGCAGGTGATAATTAATCATGCCCTTTTCCTTGATATGTttagaaacaaatgagaaataaaatgcaggagtcagacagaaatgaaaataccAGCCTTATTACTGATAAAATTGACTGGAAAGCAATGCTTAGGTATTCAGCCATCAGGGTTTCTTTGGATCACTGATTAGGGTTGGTGCTAGTACTAGAAAGTTCAAAATAACAGTGGCATAAATGACGAAGACACAGTTTCTCACCGAAAAGTCCAGAGGTGTCAGGTCAGGACTGGTAGAGTGCTGGACAGTATACAGCCCCCAGACTCCTTTCAATTTTGCTGATTTGCTATGTGTGGCTTCCTTTTCCAAGGTTATTTTGGGGTATGGTATGGATGCTCCAGCTCCAGTTATCATGTATACATTCCAGCTTCCTTTTCCAAGGTTATTTTGGGGTATGGTATGGATGCTGCAGCTCCAGTTATCATGTATACATTCCagccaagaagaaaaaagagtggGATAAGGGAAGGATATCTCCACTGAAGGGCACAGCGTTTCCCCTCATATCCCACTAGCTATGACGTAGTCCCTCAGCCACATCTCACTAGGAAAAGTGAGTATTCTCGGCAGTCATGTACCCAGCTAAAAACTGAGAATTCTATgatggaaggggagagagagtgtTGCTGGACAATCTGTAGTCTCTGCCACATTCCTAAGTTACAACCACTGGGCTCCCCTACAGTGAGGGGCAAGCTCCTTACCACGGAGCGGAGACTGACCCTGAGGGTAAGTTGCTTGTAAGAGGGGAACCCAGGAAGGGCTGAGCCAAGCACGCTCGATTCCTCCTCGTTCTCCTCCACTGCGAGGCCAGACACGCTTCTGCTATACTTTTCCTTCCTCACTCGTGTTTGGCTTTTCTAAGGGGCAGTACAGTGAGCTGTCATAAGGCAGGAATGCAGCACATGATTCAGCACCACAATAACaaggtttccttaatttcccattATCTAACCTTTCTTTGTCTTCACTATCCAGTAGATTAAGAAATCTTCCTGAATAGTCATAAGAGAGTTCTTCTTCTGGCACAATGTCCTTGGCTGCAAAAAGTGCCAACTTTGGTACCATCGAGTTGATTCGGACAGGAATCATCAATAGGTTTGGCTCACAAGAATGGTTAAGGAATCTTCCAATATTTCCTATAGAGGTAGGATCAACAAACGTTTCCATTACCTGCCCATTATAAACATGCTCCCTGACGGCTATAATGTAATTCGAATCGTGTATTGTTTGTAACTGAATTCTTCTCTGTACTTCCGAGAATCCTAAAACCTCGCCAGCATATTCACAGACAAACCGTCCTTTTGGTATAAAGTCCAAGGTACGAAGTCCCCAGCCTTTGCGATCTGTCTTGAACACCTGGAGGCGGAACTGCAGACCCCGCTGGACCACTCTGTTCCTGCAGTGGTCGCTGCACTGACACAGGACATTGCATTCGAAAACTGGCTCAGCGCACTTTGCTTCTGATCCTATGTGTCTGAGGCATAAATTATCATCATAGTTCTTCTCACGACGGAGACAGGAGCAAGTTCCAGGGAGGCAGGGAGTTTTGACACAAACGCATCCGGGAAAGGTTATTAGAGTGGGGTCAGTGTCTCCCCCAGGCCCGGCTACATGATCAGGAGTATACTGCAAAAAACGGAAATACCGTTAAGTCAGCATGGCATGTCATATATCTCACCTGTATTTCAAGCAGCTTTTGGCTGAGACAGTTCCTAATTCCAACAAacagaatgaaacaaaaagacaaaatgcaATATATTACAATATTACCTGAAAACATCTCTCTCCAATTTAAAAACCAGGGttaatttttagatttaaaaTTTGGTGGTTTCCTTTTAAGCAGTggaaaaatttatgtatttttctcttatcagatattgaaaaatttgTAATCCATTTTGTTTCCCTGTTAGCTTTAGATGTCAGGAAAATCAGTGCCGAATTTAGGTTTTGAATGCAGTTATGTGTTTTCTCCTTGGCTTTTATCTCTTACATTTATCTGATAATACAaatgcatatatgtatttttattgtgaGTTACCTCATATCCTTTTTGGGGATTAGAAAGTCATAAATGATAAATCAATGAAAAATGGCCTTTGGGAGAGAGTCttccattgattttttaaaagaatttttaaatttgaagatTATCTAAATTCCTATATATTctctcatgtttttaaaaaatgctattacCTTATAGTTCTATTTGAGTCTTCGCAAAGTTAAAAGCAGAAATTTGGCAAAAAACTTGCAGAGATAATTCCAAAAAT
This window harbors:
- the LOC137773361 gene encoding histone-lysine N-methyltransferase SETMAR isoform X1; protein product: MAASEEEPEALTEQLDVARRLENLPVSAWPPGTEPEPFQYTPDHVAGPGGDTDPTLITFPGCVCVKTPCLPGTCSCLRREKNYDDNLCLRHIGSEAKCAEPVFECNVLCQCSDHCRNRVVQRGLQFRLQVFKTDRKGWGLRTLDFIPKGRFVCEYAGEVLGFSEVQRRIQLQTIHDSNYIIAVREHVYNGQVMETFVDPTSIGNIGRFLNHSCEPNLLMIPVRINSMVPKLALFAAKDIVPEEELSYDYSGRFLNLLDSEDKERLDNGKLRKPCYCGAESCAAFLPYDSSLYCPLEKPNTSEEGKV
- the LOC137773361 gene encoding histone-lysine N-methyltransferase SETMAR isoform X2; the encoded protein is MAASEEEPEALTEQLDVARRLENLPYTPDHVAGPGGDTDPTLITFPGCVCVKTPCLPGTCSCLRREKNYDDNLCLRHIGSEAKCAEPVFECNVLCQCSDHCRNRVVQRGLQFRLQVFKTDRKGWGLRTLDFIPKGRFVCEYAGEVLGFSEVQRRIQLQTIHDSNYIIAVREHVYNGQVMETFVDPTSIGNIGRFLNHSCEPNLLMIPVRINSMVPKLALFAAKDIVPEEELSYDYSGRFLNLLDSEDKERLDNGKLRKPCYCGAESCAAFLPYDSSLYCPLEKPNTSEEGKV